A genome region from Panicum virgatum strain AP13 chromosome 4K, P.virgatum_v5, whole genome shotgun sequence includes the following:
- the LOC120703469 gene encoding cytochrome c biogenesis CcmF C-terminal-like mitochondrial protein: MRQKLVPRTVRRPSPTPAIMVRLRSTNTNKIQFTQRLPLGPELHMGKEHYCLRGLDHLHGPTSHSICGNFLIYKPSPTSKRFMFEHDESLRADLLPINFPASYENGKLEDFLHRWMKNHEHKNFWFSMFPERRYIFSIRETRSTTEVAIHTNPFTDLYAPIGTGSSRTGGWYTTIMKLPFIFSIRIGFLLASSGGSRSLLRQLQKDKLHWNRESFVHNCIKGDYVWDRSGFGSSTRTVNAGLIPASLYVTSWGG; encoded by the coding sequence atgaggcagaaactcGTCCCACGTACGGTTCGGAGGCCGAGCCCCACCCCTGCAATAATGGTGCGGCTTAGGTCAACTAATACGAATAAGATACAGTTCACTCAACGATTGCCTTTGGGTCCCGAACTCCATATGGGGAAGGAACATTATTGTTTGCGAGGTCTCGATCATTTACATGGACCCACTTCTCATTCCATTTGTGGGAATTTTTTGATTTATAAACCGTCCCCAACGAGCAAAAGGTTCATGTTTGAACATGATGAATCACTTCGTGCCGACCTGTTGCCCATAAACTTTCCTGCCTCATATGAGAATGGAAAACTGGAAGATTTTCTGCATCGGTGGATGAAGAATCACGAACATAAGAATTTCTGGTTTAGCATGTTCCCAGAAAGAAGATACATTTTTTCCATTCGAGAAACGAGGAGTACGACTGAAGTGGCTATACATACAAATCCATTTACGGATCTATATGCTCCGATTGGAACTGGAAGTTCCAGAACTGGCGGCTGGTATACCACCATAATGAAATTGCCTTTTATTTTTAGTATTCGGATAGGATTTCTGTTGGCTTCATCGGGAGGCTCGCGTAGTTTGTTACGTCAACTCCAAAAGGATAAGTTGCATTGGAATCGAGAAAGTTTCGTTCATAATTGCATTAAAGGAGACTATGTTTGGGACCGGTCTGGGTTCGGCTCATCAACTCGAACGGTCAATGCTGGCCTGATACCAGCATCGTTATACGTCACAAGTTGGGGTGGTTGA
- the LOC120703472 gene encoding NADH-ubiquinone oxidoreductase chain 3-like, producing MSEFAPIFIYLVISPLVSLIPLGVPFPFASNSSTYPEKLSAYECGFDPSGDARSRFDIRFYPVPILFIIPDPKVTFSFPWAVPPNKIDLFGSWSMMAFLLILTIGSLYEWKRGASDRE from the coding sequence ATGTCGGAATTTGCACCTATTTTTATCTATTTAGTGATCAGTCCGCTAGTTTCTTTGATTCCACTCGGTGTTCCTTTTCCATTTGCTTCCAATAGTTCGACCTATCCAGAAAAATTGTCGGCCTACGAATGTGGTTTCGATCCCTCCGGTGATGCCAGAAGTCGTTTCGATATACGATTTTATCCGGTTCCTATTTTATTTATTATCCCTGATCCGAAAgtcaccttttcttttccttgggCAGTACCTCCTAACAAGATTGATCTGTTTGGATCTTGGTCCATGATGGCCTTTTTATTGATTTTGACGATTGGATCTCTCTATGAATGGAAAAGGGGTGCTTCGGATCGGGAGTAA
- the LOC120703470 gene encoding ribosomal protein S7, mitochondrial-like, giving the protein MGDFDGEQKELIKKLVNFRMIDGKRTRVRAIVYKTFHRLARTERYVIKLMVDAVDNIKPICEVVKVGVAGTIHDVPGIVARDRQQTLAVRWILGAAFKRRISYRISLEKCSFAEILDAYRKRGISHKRRKNLHGLASTNRNFAHFRWW; this is encoded by the coding sequence ATGGGGGACTTTGATGGTGAGCAAAAAGAATTGATCAAGAAATTGGTAAACTTTCGCATGATCGATGGTAAAAGAACGAGAGTTCGTGCTATTGTTTATAAAACTTTTCACCGCCTAGCTCGAACTGAACGCTATGTAATCAAACTTATGGTTGACGCCGTAGATAATATAAAGCCAATATGCGAAGTGGTCAAAGTAGGAGTCGCAGGTACTATTCATGATGTTCCTGGGATTGTAGCCAGGGATCGTCAACAAACCTTAGCTGTTCGTTGGATCCTTGGAGCAGCTTTCAAACGACGTATAAGCTACAGGATAAGCTTAGAGAAATGTTCATTTGCTGAGATACTGGATGCTTACCGAAAGAGGGGAATTTCACATAAGAGAAGGAAGAATCTTCATGGACTGGCTTCCACCAATCGGAATTTCGCGCATTTCAGATGGTGGTAA